In one window of Primulina tabacum isolate GXHZ01 chromosome 8, ASM2559414v2, whole genome shotgun sequence DNA:
- the LOC142552963 gene encoding uncharacterized protein LOC142552963: MAMNNGLKSCASKLLCYSTQPFLPKSVNRGIHSTGVKKMGGGHGHDEPFYLHAKHMYNLDRMKNQKLTMTLGVLTAFSIGVGVPIYAVIFQQRKTASA, from the exons ATGGCAATGAACAACGGATTGAAATCATGTGCATCCAAGCTGCTATGCTATTCTACCCAACCATTTCTCCCTAAATCTG TTAACAGGGGCATTCACTCAACTGGTGTAAAGAAAATGGGAGGAGGACATGGTCATGACGAGCCATTCTACCTTCACGCAAAGCATATGTATAACTTGGACAGGATGAAAAACCAGAAACTGACAATGACTCTTGGCGTGCTTACAGCATTCAGCATTGGCGTTGGTGTCCCCATTTATGCTGTCATATTTCAGCAGAGGAAGACCGCTTCTGCTTAA
- the LOC142552965 gene encoding wall-associated receptor kinase 2-like — translation MQNSAIEILNISLDGQLRILQFIAHDCYAVNGTRTTRISNNEPWLRLPTNITVNNTHNKFTIVGCDTNGFVSGLRLSSLNRKYKTGCTAICYAEDDLEQGSCSGVGCCQTSIPKQVRRVELTLGSYDNYSLVKDFNNCSHAFLVEETSFSFSPENLTNLNSVEKLPMVADWAVGNETCQQAMTDSFSYACKSHDSDCYKPDNGYGYRCYCKSGYRGNPYLIDGCKDINECNDPNLNKCEKQHFCRNTEGNFKCVCPKGYHGDGTKEGKGCVRGESVVSRLVAGIALGVVILLLSACLLYLELKRRSSIKMKQQFFIRNGGHLLQEKLSKREREKLSKRDGSPDTMARLYSSSELQKATNNFHDSVIIGQGGFGTVYKGFLPDNSIVAIKKSKQVDPNQVEQFVNEVYVLSQINHTNVVKLRGCCLDTEAPLLVYEFISNGTLSEHIHDQAKARFLDWDIRLRIATETAGVLSYLHSAASPPIVHRDIKPANILLDDNLTAKVADFGASRLVPVDETQLSTMVQGTFGYLDPEYMQTNQLTAKSDVYSFGVVLVELLTSRKALSYDKPELEKNLAHFFLYKLKQGRLFEILDDNILSKANSVQLTKVARLAEGCLHVKGDDRPNMKEVAMELEGLRTGVQAHSWALTKHNGEEMESLLREGSSYPFFNANGTDSSTSNTYDSLRDHIILPMGTRGR, via the exons ATGCAAAATTCCGCCATAGAAATCTTGAACATATCACTCGATGGCCAGCTTCGTATCTTGCAGTTCATAGCGCACGACTGTTATGCTGTTAACGGCACGAGAACTACACGGATATCCAATAATGAACCCTGGTTAAGATTGCCAACAAACATAACAGTGAATAATACTCACAACAAGTTCACTATTGTGGGATGTGATACCAATGGCTTTGTATCCGGGCTGCGGCTGAGCAGCCTGAATCGGAAGTATAAAACCGGGTGTACTGCAATCTGTTACGCTGAGGATGATTTGGAACAAGGGTCTTGCTCGGGTGTAGGTTGTTGTCAAACTTCTATTCCTAAGCAAGTTCGGAGAGTGGAGCTGACTCTGGGGAGCTATGATAATTACTCTCTTGTCAAAGATTTCAATAATTGCAGCCATGCTTTTCTTGTCGAGGAAACCTCGTTTAGCTTTTCGCCGGAAAATCTTACAAACTTGAACAGTGTGGAGAAGCTTCCTATGGTGGCCGATTGGGCCGTTGGGAACGAAACATGCCAGCAAGCAATGACGGATTCGTTCAGTTATGCGTGTAAGAGCCACGATTCCGACTGCTACAAGCCCGATAATGGTTATGGATATCGGTGTTATTGCAAAAGTGGTTATCGAGGAAATCCATATCTAATTGATGGCTGCAAAG ATATCAATGAATGTAACGATCCAAATCTAAACAAATGCGAAAAGCAGCACTTCTGTAGAAACACGGAAGGCAATTTCAAATGTGTCTGCCCCAAAGGGTATCATGGCGATGGGACAAAAGAGGGAAAAGGCTGTGTCCGTGGTGAATCAGTCGTTTCTAGACTTGTTGCAG gGATCGCTTTAGGAGTAGTTATTCTGCTATTGTCTGCTTGCTTGTTGTACTTGGAACTCAAAAGGAGAAGTTCAATCAAGATGAAGCAACAGTTCTTTATTCGAAATGGTGGCCATTTATTGCAAGAAAAGCTTtcaaagagagagagagaaaagCTTTCAAAAAGAGATGGATCACCTGACACGATGGCTAGACTTTACAGTTCCTCCGAGCTGCAGAAGGCAACGAATAACTTCCATGACAGTGTGATCATTGGCCAAGGAGGGTTTGGTACTGTATACAAAGGTTTCTTACCAGATAACAGTATAGTAGCCATCAAGAAATCCAAACAAGTTGACCCAAACCAAGTGGAGCAATTTGTCAATGAGGTGTATGTTCTTTCTCAAATTAACCACACAAACGTCGTCAAGCTCCGTGGTTGTTGCTTGGACACAGAAGCCCCTCTTCTAGTATATGAATTCATCAGCAACGGCACCCTCTCAGAACACATACATGATCAGGCAAAGGCGCGTTTTCTTGACTGGGACATAAGATTAAGAATAGCCACAGAAACAGCAGGAGTGCTCTCATATTTGCACTCCGCAGCATCACCTCCAATCGTTCATAGAGATATCAAGCCAGCAAATATACTTCTAGATGACAATTTGACAGCAAAAGTGGCTGATTTCGGAGCTTCAAGATTGGTTCCTGTGGATGAAACTCAGTTATCTACAATGGTTCAAGGAACTTTTGGATACCTTGATCCCGAATACATGCAAACAAACCAACTCACTGCGAAAAGTGATGTTTATAGCTTTGGAGTAGTTTTGGTGGAGCTATTAACAAGCAGGAAGGCTTTAAGCTACGATAAGCCAGAGTTGGAGAAGAATTTAGCCCACTTTTTCCTCTACAAACTAAAACAAGGACGCttattcgaaattcttgatGATAACATTTTGTCTAAGGCAAATAGTGTGCAACTAACAAAAGTTGCTAGGCTTGCAGAGGGGTGCTTACACGTAAAAGGGGACGATAGGCCGAATATGAAAGAAGTAGCCATGGAACTCGAGGGGCTCAGAACTGGAGTACAGGCACACTCGTGGGCTCTAACCAAACATAATGGAGAAGAGATGGAATCCTTGCTTCGTGAGGGATCCAGTTATCCCTTTTTCAATGCTAATGGTACAGATAGCAGCACGAGTAACACATATGATAGCCTTAGAGATCACATAATATTACCGATGGGAACCCGTGGGAGGTGA